The following is a genomic window from Planctomycetia bacterium.
CGATGACGCCGTCGCCGTCGGAGTCGGTCTCGCATTCGTCGGGGATGCCATTGGTGTTGCAGTCGGCGCTGGCGGCGTCGGCGATGTCCTGGCCGTCGCCGATGCCGTTGGCGTTGCAGTCGGGAAAGGCGAAGCGCGTCGTGAGCATATCAAAGTCGGTGCCGATGGCGCCGCCCACGTTTTCGTTTGATTCCCAGGCGATGACCCAGTTTCCCCGACCGTCGGCAGCCGTCCATGCGAAATAGTCGTCTCCGGTATCGGTATTGGCGTTGGCGTTGAGCGGGACGGGATTGGTCCAGGTCGCCCCGTTGTCGGCGCTGTGGGCAATGAAGATGTCGTACTCGGCGCCGACCGTTCCGCCCGCGGCGTTGTCGCCATCCCAAACGGCGATCCAGCTCCCCATTTTGTCCGTGGACAGGTGGGGGATCTCGTCAGCGCCGAGATCGCCGGCGGCGTTGTTGTTGAGCGGCATCGGATCGGTCCAGGTGGCGCCGTTGTCCGTGCTTCGCGTGAACTGAATGTCGCCTTCGGTACCGGTGACGCCGCCGAGGTTCTCGCTAGAGGTCCAGGCAACCAGCCAGACGCCCTGGCCATCGGCCGCGATGGTGAGATCACCGCCTCCGTCTGTGTCGGTTGCGGCGTTGGTGTTGAGGACCGCGGGCGGCGTCCACGAAGCGCCGTTGTCGGTGCTGCGGGCAAAGAAGAAGTCATTGTCGGCGCCGATGACGCCGCCCAGATTCTCATTGGATCGCCAGACAACCAGCCAGTTTCCCTGGCCGTCGTTGCCAATCACAGGATCTTCGTCACTCCCGGTGTCGGTCGTCGCGTTGGTGTTGAGGGGTACCGGAGGTGTCCACGTTACGCCGGCGTTATTGCTTGTGGCGACGAATATGTCGGTATCGGAGCCCGGTCCGGTCATGTTGATTTGCGACCGCCAGACGGCGACCCAGTGTCCCTGGGAATCGGTGGAAATCTGGGGACTGGAGTCAGATACGGCGTCGATTGCCGCATTTGTGTTGAGCGGAGCGGGCAATGACCACGTCGCGCCATTGTTTGTGCTGCGAGCGTAGAGAATGTCGGCGTCGGTACCGATGGCGCCTCCGAGATTGGTGGTTGATCTCCAGACGACGATCCAGGTGCCGAGCGAATCCGTGAAAATCGCCGCCTGTGTGTCTTCACCGAGGGAATCGCTTGCGGCATTGATGTTGAGGGGCTCGGGTGTGGTCCACGATGCGCCGTTGTTCTCACTTCGGGCGAAGAGGATGTCGGAGTCCATGCCGATGGTTCCGCCGAGGGTGTCGTTGGACTCCCAGATGGCGACCCAGTGGCCCTGTCCGTCGGTGGCGATGTGAGGAATGTGGTCGCTGCCTGAGTCGCCGACGGCGTTTGAGTTGAGGGCGATGGGGTCGGGAAAGATCGTCGGAAAGTCGGCCATCGACCGGGTGGAGAAGATCGACAGGACGGCCAGTAACGGTAGGAAGAGTCGATTAGAGGACATGGGCGGAAACCTCCATTTATCTCACATCACGTGGGATCGACGGCGCCAACCAACCGTTTGCGCGGCGCTTACGCGATTCGTTTCCGAGGGAAATATGCGTCGGTGCGTTGAGCCGAACATCAGGAAAAAGCTGACCTATTCAGAGGCCGCCGGATTTCGGGAATTCGTTGGGGAGCAGGAAAAAGACTAACCCGCAGGGAAGGGAATTGGGTGTCATTGACGGTGCGTTTTCACGGCCTTGCGGGCTGGTGACGCCACGGGATGCGTGTTGTGAAGCGGTCGATTGACGCCCGATGCAGGGGGCTTTCGCATGTTCGATGGTGCGGTGATGTGGAACAGCGAAAAAGGAGCGACTTCGATGTCGAATGGCAGACGGATTCATTTGGTTCGACCGGCTTCGATGATGCTGGCAAGCGGACTTGCGATCGGGCTTTATGTCGCGTGCGGGACGCAGACGCCGGGCGGAAATCTGCAGGGGCCTCCCGGGGCCCTGGGGTTGCCCGGGCCGGTGGGTCCGATGGGAGAAGCTGGTCCGGCGGGGCCGGCGGGCGTGGATGGCGCGTCGCTGGTATATGGGAATGGTTCGGCGGGGGCGCGGACGATCGCAGTCGATGAGGACTGGCAGGACACGCCGCCGACGAATCTGATGTTTACCGATTTTACGGTGAATGCGGGGGTGACGCTGGACGTTCCGAGTGGGACGGTCATCCGATGCAGCGGTACATTCACCAATGATGGAACAATCCTGGTTCGCTTTTCGGGTGCAAGTGGCGGCAATCCTGCAGGAAATCCGTCCGGGATGATTCAACCAGAAATCGCATTGCCTCATCCGGGCGTCGCGCGCGGAGGGGCCGGTATTCCTGAGTTCGGAGATGACACGCAGTTTCGATTGGGGGGCAGCGGCGGCTCGGGTCTTTTGAGTATGCAGGGAAGATTTCTACTGCACCCGGGGACATTTGGCGGGGGCGGTGGGTTTGGGACATTCGCATTTGGCGGCGGCGGCGGTGGAGAGGCATTCAGCGTGCTTGCCCGAACAGCGATCGTGAACGGCGATACCGGGACGATTCAAGCGGACGGGTCCGCCGGACTTCAAGGGAGCGGCGGCGGCGGCGGAGGCATCATCATTCTTGCCTCGATGGGGAGCGTGACCAACAACGGAACTTTGTCGGTCAAGGGTGGAGACGGCGGACCGAGCAACAACACGACGGGCCCGGGGGGCGGCGGAGGTGGAGGGATTATTAACTTTCTAGCGCCGGTGATTAGTCACGGACCTGGTGCGATGGAATTGGTGAACGGCGGCGCGGCGGGCGCGGCGGTGTTTCAGTCTGTGACTGCGACGTTTCGATGGGGCGGCGGTGGCGGCGGCGCGTGCCGTGGGAATGGCGGGAGCGGTGGGCATTTGGACGCGGGGACGCCGGTGACGCCGGAAGACGCGGAGGCTGGAGAGGCGGGGGAGGTTTATGAGTGCGTTTACGACCCCACTCCACTCTTATGAGTGTGTGTGATCTCTCACGAGCGCTACGTCCTGTTTTTTTTCAGCCTTTAGCCAAATGTTGTTGGGCTGGTGTAGTGCCTCGACATATTGGTCGCTTTTTGTGGGAAGATCGGCGTTGTAACGCACGGGCCAGAGGCCCATGCTACCCATTGTCGGAATCAACTCTCATTCAGCGGCACTCATCTAGAGCCTTTCGCGGAGGTATTCGACGACTCGGGACTTGTCGATGCGCTCCTGCGAGCCGGTGTCGCGGTCGCGGACTGTTACGGTGCCGTCTTCTTTGGTTTGGCCGTCGATGGTGAAGCAGTAGGGGGTGCCGGCTTCGTCCATTCGGGCGTAGCGTTTGCCGATGGACTGCTTGGGGTCGTAGGTGACGGGGCCGAGTTTTTTGAGGTCGCGGAAGATGGGGTCGGCGATTTCGGGGAGGCCGTCCTTGTTGACGAGGGGGAAGACGGCGGCCTTGATGGGGGCGAGGCGGGGGTGGAACTTCATGAGCTCGGGCGAGGGGCGCGATTCGTCGACGGTGTAGGCCTCGCAGATGAAGGCGAGGGTGCTGCGGTCGGCGCCGGCGGAGGGCTCGATGACGGTGGGGAGGAAGCGCTCCTTCTTTTCGTCGTCGAAGTAGGACAAGTCCTTGCCGCTGGCCGTCTGGTGGGCGGTGAGGTCGAAGCAACCGCGGTGGGCGACGCCTTCCAATTCCTGGGGCTCGTCGGCGAAGGGGAAGAAATACTCGATGTCGGTGCAGGCCTTGGAGTAGTGTGCCAGCTCTTTGGCATCCTGATTGCGGGGCTTGAGGTTTTCGCCGGCGAGGCCGAGTGACTTGTACCAGTTGATGCGGACGTCGCGCCACCACTCCCACCACTTCATGGCGTCGGCGTCGTGGCAGAAGAACTCGATCTCCATCTGCTCGAACTCGCGGGAGCGGAAGGTGTAGTTGCGGGGGTTGATCTCGTTGCGGAAGGCCTTGCCGACCTGGGCGATGCCGAAGGGGACTTTGACGCGCGTGGAGTCGCAGACGTTTTTGAAGTTGGCGAAGATGCCCTGTGCGGTTTCGGGGCGGAGCCAGACTTTGTTGGCTTCGTCCTGGATGGCGCCGGCGAAGGTTTCGAACATGAGGTTGAACTGGCGGGGTTCGGTGAGTGTTCCCGCCTTTTCTGTATCAGGTCCGACGACATCGCGAAGTTCATTGATATCGTAACCTGAGATCGGATTTACCATCCAAGCTTCTTGGCTAATGATCTTTTCAGACATTCCCAGCGATTTTGCTAGGTGTTTAAGTAGTTTCCTCCGAGCGTGTGATTCGCCTTCCTCGTCGCCCACTTGAAATGCAAACGAAATCTTTCCTCCTTGCTTCCTCGCATCAAGGACAGCAACTTGGTCTGCACGATATCTTTTCTTTGATTCTGTGCAATCGATCATCGGATCGGCGAAGCCGGTGGCGTGGCCGGAGGCGACCCAGACTTTGGGGTTCATGATGATGGAGCAGTCGACGCCGACCATGGAGACTTCGCGTCCGTCGGGGCCGATGGGGGGGTTGCGGACCATGTCCTGCCACCAGGCTTCCTTGATGTTTCGCTTGAGCTCGACGCCGAGGGGGCCGTAGTCCCAGAAGCCGTTGATGCCGCCGTAGATTTCGGATGATTGGAAGATGAAGCCGCGCCTCTTGCAGAGGGCGACGATTTTTTCCATTCTTGGTGCGTCTTTGGGCATTAAGCCGTTCACTTTCTGATGCAAGTTGTAGATCAGTTCTGCGTTGATGTAACGATGCCGTTGTCAGAGTATGCGTACGAATGCTGATAATTTGAGATCCTATAGACCCATTGTCTATGCATCCCACGTCGCGTTCGCGTTTCGTGTATCGTAGTAGGCTGACC
Proteins encoded in this region:
- a CDS encoding exo-alpha-sialidase, with amino-acid sequence MSSNRLFLPLLAVLSIFSTRSMADFPTIFPDPIALNSNAVGDSGSDHIPHIATDGQGHWVAIWESNDTLGGTIGMDSDILFARSENNGASWTTPEPLNINAASDSLGEDTQAAIFTDSLGTWIVVWRSTTNLGGAIGTDADILYARSTNNGATWSLPAPLNTNAAIDAVSDSSPQISTDSQGHWVAVWRSQINMTGPGSDTDIFVATSNNAGVTWTPPVPLNTNATTDTGSDEDPVIGNDGQGNWLVVWRSNENLGGVIGADNDFFFARSTDNGASWTPPAVLNTNAATDTDGGGDLTIAADGQGVWLVAWTSSENLGGVTGTEGDIQFTRSTDNGATWTDPMPLNNNAAGDLGADEIPHLSTDKMGSWIAVWDGDNAAGGTVGAEYDIFIAHSADNGATWTNPVPLNANANTDTGDDYFAWTAADGRGNWVIAWESNENVGGAIGTDFDMLTTRFAFPDCNANGIGDGQDIADAASADCNTNGIPDECETDSDGDGVIDACAAVIAPPLLPNAACGACAPGVLPAVGLALAIGLISRARRR
- a CDS encoding glycine--tRNA ligase — encoded protein: MEKIVALCKRRGFIFQSSEIYGGINGFWDYGPLGVELKRNIKEAWWQDMVRNPPIGPDGREVSMVGVDCSIIMNPKVWVASGHATGFADPMIDCTESKKRYRADQVAVLDARKQGGKISFAFQVGDEEGESHARRKLLKHLAKSLGMSEKIISQEAWMVNPISGYDINELRDVVGPDTEKAGTLTEPRQFNLMFETFAGAIQDEANKVWLRPETAQGIFANFKNVCDSTRVKVPFGIAQVGKAFRNEINPRNYTFRSREFEQMEIEFFCHDADAMKWWEWWRDVRINWYKSLGLAGENLKPRNQDAKELAHYSKACTDIEYFFPFADEPQELEGVAHRGCFDLTAHQTASGKDLSYFDDEKKERFLPTVIEPSAGADRSTLAFICEAYTVDESRPSPELMKFHPRLAPIKAAVFPLVNKDGLPEIADPIFRDLKKLGPVTYDPKQSIGKRYARMDEAGTPYCFTIDGQTKEDGTVTVRDRDTGSQERIDKSRVVEYLRERL